One region of Bacillus pumilus genomic DNA includes:
- a CDS encoding GntR family transcriptional regulator produces MLKYQQIASDIEKYIVIHELQQGDKLPVLETLMSQFAVSKSTIIKSLDLLERKGIIYQVRGSGIFVRRHRRKGYISLLSNQGFKKDLEEFQLTSEVLMLDTIKPPEEAALNLNIEQDEDVFYLKRIRYINGQTLCLEESYYRKTIIPYLNTEIAADSVFKFISEGLGLKVGFSDMYLQVGKLNETEAKHLGLKQDDPALRVETVFHLTNGQPFDFSKITYNYMQSQFFIQANNYYG; encoded by the coding sequence ATGTTAAAGTATCAACAAATTGCGAGCGATATTGAAAAATATATTGTCATCCATGAGCTGCAGCAAGGGGACAAGCTTCCTGTACTTGAAACCCTCATGAGCCAATTTGCTGTGAGCAAAAGCACCATTATCAAATCGTTAGACCTACTCGAAAGAAAAGGAATTATCTATCAAGTGAGGGGCAGCGGCATCTTTGTTCGAAGACACAGACGCAAGGGCTACATCAGCCTTTTATCCAACCAAGGGTTTAAAAAAGATTTAGAGGAATTTCAACTGACTTCAGAGGTTTTAATGCTAGACACCATCAAACCGCCTGAAGAAGCAGCGCTTAATTTGAATATTGAACAAGATGAGGATGTTTTTTACCTCAAACGCATCCGTTACATCAATGGACAAACCTTATGTCTAGAAGAATCCTATTACCGAAAAACCATCATTCCCTATCTCAACACAGAAATTGCCGCTGATTCTGTTTTTAAATTCATCAGTGAAGGCCTTGGGCTCAAAGTCGGCTTTTCCGATATGTACTTGCAAGTAGGCAAACTGAATGAAACCGAAGCAAAACACCTCGGCCTCAAACAAGACGATCCCGCTCTCCGCGTCGAGACGGTCTTTCATCTTACAAACGGCCAGCCTTTCGACTTCTCGAAAATCACATATAACTACATGCAATCCCAATTTTTTATTCAGGCGAATAATTATTATGGGTGA
- a CDS encoding Ig-like domain-containing protein: protein MKIVLKIVASILCMMMLTFNIQENVSAAEGGTKTTIDRYQYGDNYLTGKTAPNAIVAFVDWGVPSNWKSKYMHYAKADSNGNFKLFSWNISSGQTVELDTYDQNGTKLSSNKVYVFKESFTSLDPIYDTSQELTGKTVKNTKVEVMKDGKVIASGIFNDAIHLKLPVLNAGTFLTVKMTTGSNIDVYKKIVNPKKISLIPTTKWSKSVKGQTGIPYAKIVFKNQKSSEVIQTITADGDGNFELSVDKNTIKALDQSEFQVMEPSYDNALHETTFRLRSTAPTIDPFTQLSTSVGGTATPKSMINILDGEGRVIGEGQADSNGVYDVPVSKLIGGDLITVKSFIADNPNETDQSQEDVQKVFVEEIDDSSDTINGISTFGDQAVVEVQTDSTNNTIRAMSKLSSSITKKKYGPFAITPGKNFKLKTGKLTEGSKVTITLQSGKRKVALPAVTVKKVVTSPLLSSQVKVTNNKGKNDTVMIKGIKKQSVIKIFKQASGVKTIAQQTASSSNMTISLKQLGQTNGTLYISMKEPGLKESNRVSIRYQGEKSNVLKANQVKINNLKNKKDVITVSKIKKKDVIKVYSTNGKLLATSKPANSSSIKLYVKQVGAKSGKVYVTRSGDKMLESGKQAISFKGEPSTSLKSNQIKIVNNKKKKDVVTISQLAKQDVVKIYHSSGKLIGKSTASKGKVVKVTFKQLGAKGGKLYFTVTGKGMSESNKTVKKFQAEK, encoded by the coding sequence ATGAAAATAGTCCTGAAAATAGTAGCTTCTATTCTCTGTATGATGATGTTAACTTTCAATATACAGGAAAATGTGAGTGCCGCAGAGGGTGGAACGAAAACAACGATTGATCGTTATCAATATGGTGATAATTATCTAACAGGTAAAACAGCGCCAAACGCAATCGTTGCATTCGTAGATTGGGGTGTTCCGAGTAACTGGAAATCTAAATATATGCACTACGCAAAAGCAGATAGTAACGGAAACTTTAAGTTGTTTTCTTGGAACATTAGTTCAGGCCAAACGGTGGAGTTAGATACGTATGACCAAAATGGGACAAAGCTTTCTTCAAACAAAGTGTATGTTTTCAAGGAATCTTTTACCTCATTAGATCCGATATATGATACTTCTCAGGAGCTAACTGGGAAAACGGTGAAGAACACAAAAGTAGAGGTCATGAAAGATGGCAAAGTGATTGCTTCAGGCATATTCAATGATGCCATTCATTTAAAGCTACCTGTCCTAAATGCAGGCACATTTCTAACAGTGAAAATGACGACTGGCAGCAATATCGACGTTTACAAAAAAATTGTTAATCCTAAGAAAATCTCACTTATTCCTACGACAAAATGGTCTAAATCAGTGAAAGGCCAAACGGGAATTCCTTATGCAAAGATCGTCTTTAAAAATCAAAAATCAAGTGAAGTCATCCAAACGATTACTGCAGATGGTGATGGCAACTTTGAATTGAGTGTGGACAAAAACACAATAAAAGCATTAGATCAAAGTGAATTTCAAGTGATGGAACCCTCTTATGATAATGCTTTGCATGAGACCACTTTCCGACTTAGATCAACGGCCCCAACTATTGATCCATTTACTCAGCTTTCAACTTCAGTGGGTGGAACCGCAACTCCTAAAAGTATGATCAATATTTTAGATGGAGAAGGCAGAGTCATTGGGGAAGGTCAGGCAGACTCTAATGGCGTCTATGATGTTCCTGTTTCAAAATTAATCGGTGGTGACTTAATTACAGTCAAGTCGTTCATTGCAGATAACCCAAATGAAACGGATCAATCTCAGGAAGATGTACAGAAAGTTTTTGTGGAAGAAATCGATGATTCAAGTGATACCATTAATGGCATTAGTACGTTTGGTGATCAAGCTGTTGTAGAGGTGCAAACTGATTCAACGAATAACACAATAAGAGCGATGTCGAAACTCAGCTCAAGCATAACGAAAAAGAAATATGGACCGTTTGCCATTACGCCAGGAAAAAACTTCAAATTAAAAACAGGGAAATTAACGGAAGGATCTAAAGTGACCATCACGTTGCAAAGTGGAAAGAGAAAGGTTGCCCTGCCAGCTGTTACTGTTAAAAAAGTCGTCACATCTCCACTTCTATCATCTCAAGTGAAAGTGACAAACAACAAAGGAAAAAACGATACGGTGATGATAAAAGGAATCAAAAAACAATCCGTCATTAAAATCTTTAAACAAGCTTCTGGTGTAAAAACAATTGCTCAACAAACTGCATCTAGCTCGAACATGACGATTTCCTTGAAACAATTAGGACAAACAAATGGAACACTTTATATCAGTATGAAAGAGCCTGGTTTAAAAGAGAGCAATCGAGTATCCATTCGTTATCAGGGTGAAAAATCGAATGTTTTAAAAGCCAATCAAGTCAAAATCAATAATCTTAAAAATAAAAAAGATGTCATTACAGTGAGTAAGATCAAGAAAAAAGATGTCATCAAAGTTTACTCAACAAATGGAAAACTACTTGCCACATCAAAACCAGCGAACAGTTCCTCTATCAAATTGTACGTTAAACAAGTAGGGGCTAAGAGCGGCAAAGTGTATGTGACGCGTAGCGGAGATAAGATGCTGGAAAGCGGAAAGCAAGCCATTTCTTTTAAAGGCGAACCATCTACTTCGCTAAAAAGCAATCAAATCAAAATCGTGAACAACAAGAAGAAAAAAGACGTTGTCACGATCAGTCAATTAGCGAAACAAGATGTTGTCAAAATCTATCATTCATCAGGGAAGCTGATTGGAAAATCAACGGCTTCTAAAGGCAAGGTTGTGAAAGTCACTTTTAAACAACTAGGTGCCAAGGGTGGAAAGCTTTACTTCACCGTCACTGGGAAAGGCATGTCGGAAAGTAATAAGACAGTAAAGAAGTTTCAGGCTGAAAAGTAG
- a CDS encoding PhzF family phenazine biosynthesis protein, translating to MRDIRVYHVDAFTTEKFGGNAAGVVLDGDLLTEDEMQNIAKEFNLPESVFLLPAHDKEADYRVKYFTPTEEVNFCGHATVGLTWLLATELGLAKENTGVVLETKIGNVPVVWHEENDKVVDVEMTQVTPKTRDFVIDLEELSDMLGVSSDRIDPSYPIKLANTGNWHLLVPMKHQQDIDQATPNLAALGKMNKEQNITTTHLYTFHTTKEVDLYTRDFAPGIGIPEDPVTGAANGALAGYLYLEGIISQQETTLLHIAQGNAIGRPGILRITVIPNESKPVIKVAGAAVITIRGVLTL from the coding sequence ATGAGAGATATTAGGGTGTACCACGTCGATGCATTTACAACTGAGAAATTTGGAGGAAATGCTGCTGGGGTCGTGTTGGATGGTGATCTTTTAACGGAGGATGAGATGCAGAATATCGCCAAGGAGTTCAATTTACCGGAATCTGTCTTCTTGCTGCCTGCACATGATAAAGAAGCTGATTATCGGGTCAAATACTTCACACCGACGGAAGAGGTCAATTTCTGCGGGCATGCGACTGTTGGATTGACTTGGCTTTTGGCGACGGAGCTTGGGCTGGCAAAAGAGAATACAGGGGTCGTGTTAGAAACAAAAATTGGCAATGTTCCTGTTGTGTGGCACGAAGAAAATGACAAGGTCGTTGATGTAGAAATGACGCAGGTGACACCGAAGACGCGAGATTTTGTCATCGATTTAGAAGAGCTGAGTGACATGCTTGGTGTCAGCAGTGACCGCATTGATCCATCTTATCCTATCAAATTAGCAAACACCGGAAACTGGCATCTTCTCGTTCCGATGAAGCACCAACAGGACATTGACCAAGCGACACCGAACTTAGCCGCTTTAGGGAAAATGAATAAAGAACAGAATATCACGACGACTCACCTTTATACATTTCATACCACAAAAGAAGTTGATCTTTACACGAGGGATTTTGCACCTGGAATTGGGATACCCGAAGATCCGGTGACAGGGGCAGCAAACGGAGCATTGGCCGGCTATCTTTATTTGGAAGGTATCATTTCTCAGCAAGAAACCACTCTCCTGCATATTGCCCAAGGGAATGCCATCGGCAGACCTGGCATCCTTCGTATCACGGTCATTCCGAATGAATCAAAGCCTGTGATCAAAGTGGCAGGCGCGGCGGTTATCACTATTCGCGGCGTGTTGACTTTATAA
- a CDS encoding LysR family transcriptional regulator, giving the protein MTKLITFQYKVFLTVVECGSFTKAGEKLGLTQSGVSHNIAKLESELGIVLLRRNRNGLALTDAGERVMPHIRQIIHHASLLEQEAALIQGMEVGSIKIGTFSSFSSKMLPQLIHRFTKGYPNIQVELYEGGYEEIEDWIASGTVDVGFLTQPSREFETVPLFQDELVVLMQEEHRFNTKKVIEVDSLHDESFIMPKAGCDLLIKKLLKERGVKPHVLFEIGDNNTLISMVQEGLGMTIIPTLILAPQMSHTKVIPLETSVYREINLAFKSFKAASPSAKRWIEVVKDHFK; this is encoded by the coding sequence GTGACCAAACTGATCACATTCCAATACAAAGTATTTCTAACAGTCGTCGAGTGCGGCAGTTTTACAAAAGCCGGGGAGAAGCTTGGACTAACGCAGTCTGGAGTCAGTCATAATATTGCGAAGCTTGAGTCGGAATTGGGGATTGTGCTGCTTCGGCGGAATCGAAACGGGCTGGCGTTAACGGACGCAGGTGAGCGGGTGATGCCGCATATTCGGCAAATCATTCATCATGCGTCATTGCTTGAACAGGAGGCGGCGTTGATTCAAGGGATGGAAGTGGGGAGTATCAAGATCGGAACGTTCTCTAGTTTTTCTTCAAAAATGCTTCCGCAGCTGATTCACCGTTTTACCAAAGGGTATCCCAATATCCAGGTAGAGTTATATGAAGGTGGTTATGAGGAGATTGAGGATTGGATTGCGTCTGGCACGGTTGATGTTGGTTTTTTAACGCAGCCATCGAGAGAATTTGAAACCGTTCCGCTTTTTCAAGATGAATTGGTGGTGCTCATGCAAGAGGAGCATCGCTTCAATACGAAGAAAGTGATAGAAGTTGACTCGTTACATGATGAATCATTCATTATGCCAAAGGCGGGTTGTGACCTGCTCATTAAGAAATTATTAAAAGAAAGAGGCGTGAAGCCTCATGTTTTGTTTGAAATTGGAGACAATAATACGCTCATTTCTATGGTTCAAGAAGGGCTCGGAATGACCATCATTCCGACATTAATTTTGGCGCCGCAGATGTCTCATACGAAAGTCATTCCACTTGAGACAAGCGTATATCGTGAGATCAACTTGGCGTTCAAATCATTCAAAGCAGCATCACCATCGGCTAAAAGATGGATCGAAGTCGTCAAAGATCATTTCAAGTAA
- a CDS encoding LURP-one-related/scramblase family protein: MKQLYMKQKVFSLSGRFTVKDQQENDVYVVEGSFMKVPKTFTILNTERDEIAVITKKMFSFLPKFLVEVGGQEVLTIKKEFTFFKAKYSIDAAGVEVQGNWWDMNFQVLQSGEVIGQVKKEWFTWGDSYKVDILKEEMEPVMIALVVAIDCVKADEAASRSSSSTTTN, translated from the coding sequence ATGAAGCAGCTTTACATGAAGCAGAAAGTATTTAGTCTGAGCGGCAGATTTACGGTAAAAGATCAGCAGGAGAATGATGTGTATGTGGTCGAGGGCAGCTTTATGAAGGTGCCGAAGACGTTTACCATTTTGAATACAGAACGAGATGAAATCGCTGTGATTACGAAGAAAATGTTTAGCTTTTTACCGAAGTTTTTAGTAGAAGTTGGTGGTCAAGAGGTATTGACGATCAAAAAAGAGTTTACGTTCTTTAAAGCAAAATATTCAATTGATGCTGCGGGTGTAGAAGTGCAGGGTAACTGGTGGGATATGAATTTCCAAGTGTTGCAAAGCGGCGAAGTGATCGGCCAGGTGAAGAAGGAATGGTTTACATGGGGAGATAGTTATAAGGTTGATATTTTGAAAGAAGAAATGGAGCCTGTGATGATTGCGCTCGTTGTTGCGATTGATTGTGTGAAGGCTGATGAAGCAGCGTCTAGGTCTTCGTCGTCGACAACGACGAATTAA
- a CDS encoding ABC transporter permease, whose amino-acid sequence MKSLAFAARNRKEILRDPLNLAFGIGFPLVILFLLHVIQANVPTDIFAIDQLIPGIAVFGLSFISLFSGMLIAKDRSTSFLMRLFTTPLSASDYIVGYIVPLIPIAIVQVIIGFIAALFLELPLSANVLLSILVLLPTSLLFIGIGLLVGSIFNDKQVGGICGALLTNISAWLSGTWFDLNLVGGWFKDIAYALPFAHAVDASRAAISGDYASISLHLWWVIGYMVVIVAISIFAFKKKMNGENA is encoded by the coding sequence ATGAAGTCACTAGCCTTTGCTGCACGTAATCGTAAAGAGATTTTGAGAGATCCTTTAAATTTAGCATTTGGTATAGGCTTCCCGTTAGTTATCTTATTTTTGCTTCATGTTATTCAAGCGAATGTTCCAACTGATATATTTGCCATTGATCAGCTTATTCCTGGCATAGCTGTTTTCGGCCTTTCTTTTATCTCACTATTCTCTGGAATGTTAATAGCTAAAGATCGGAGCACCTCATTTTTGATGCGATTGTTTACTACACCTCTTTCTGCCTCAGACTACATTGTAGGGTATATTGTCCCGCTCATACCCATAGCAATTGTTCAAGTTATCATTGGCTTTATCGCAGCACTCTTCTTAGAATTACCTTTGAGTGCCAATGTGTTGCTATCAATTCTTGTCCTTCTACCAACATCTTTACTGTTTATCGGAATAGGACTCTTAGTAGGAAGTATATTTAACGACAAACAGGTTGGTGGTATTTGTGGTGCACTATTGACTAATATTAGCGCATGGTTAAGTGGTACATGGTTTGATTTGAATTTAGTAGGAGGCTGGTTCAAAGATATTGCATACGCACTTCCATTTGCTCATGCAGTAGACGCTAGCAGAGCTGCCATTTCTGGAGACTATGCATCAATTTCACTGCATCTCTGGTGGGTGATTGGATATATGGTTGTGATAGTAGCTATCTCCATTTTTGCTTTTAAAAAGAAAATGAATGGGGAAAACGCTTAG
- a CDS encoding ABC transporter ATP-binding protein, with amino-acid sequence MIAIQTKNLTKKFEEKIAVDSLNLSIEQGELFTLLGVNGAGKTTTIKMLTCLSIPTTGDATILGNSIVSNPYAVKEQINVSPQETEVAPNLSVKENLELIAQIYGFHKKTVDIKVEEMLRTFRLTEVSKKKAKTLSGGMQRRLSIAMALITDPQILFLDEPTLGLDVIARRELWSAIEKLKGSMTIILTTHYMEEAAALSDRIVTMAKGKLKAVGTAAELMESTNTKSLEDAFISLATNEEVTR; translated from the coding sequence ATGATTGCTATTCAAACAAAGAATCTAACAAAGAAATTCGAAGAAAAGATTGCAGTCGATTCTCTTAATCTTTCAATTGAACAAGGCGAGCTTTTTACTTTACTTGGAGTGAATGGTGCAGGTAAAACGACAACGATCAAGATGTTGACCTGTCTTAGTATCCCTACTACCGGCGATGCAACGATCCTTGGTAACAGTATTGTTTCTAATCCCTACGCAGTAAAAGAACAGATTAATGTTTCACCACAGGAAACGGAAGTAGCTCCTAATTTATCCGTAAAAGAGAATCTTGAATTAATCGCTCAAATATACGGGTTCCACAAGAAAACGGTGGATATCAAAGTGGAGGAAATGCTTCGTACGTTTCGTTTGACTGAGGTATCAAAAAAGAAGGCTAAAACCTTATCCGGAGGAATGCAAAGAAGACTTAGTATTGCAATGGCACTCATTACAGACCCCCAAATCCTTTTCCTTGATGAACCTACTCTCGGTCTCGATGTCATCGCAAGGCGTGAGCTATGGAGTGCTATTGAGAAATTAAAGGGGAGCATGACCATCATTCTCACGACACATTATATGGAGGAAGCAGCAGCCCTTTCGGATAGAATAGTGACGATGGCGAAAGGAAAATTAAAGGCAGTTGGCACAGCAGCTGAATTGATGGAAAGTACCAACACCAAATCACTTGAGGATGCCTTTATTTCATTAGCTACCAATGAGGAGGTCACCAGATGA
- a CDS encoding helix-turn-helix domain-containing protein, with the protein MINMNLKKMRKIHRFTQEEVAEKIGVSRQAVAKWESGETVPDINNCKALAELYGVALDDLVNNLDGTEVAGVKPKGKHIFGLVKVGERGQIVIPKKAREIFNICPGDSLLMLGDEAQGIAIVRNEDFLQFADEIYKAQEGQEDEE; encoded by the coding sequence ATGATCAATATGAATTTGAAAAAAATGCGAAAAATACACAGGTTTACACAAGAAGAAGTGGCTGAGAAAATTGGTGTTTCAAGGCAAGCTGTTGCGAAATGGGAATCGGGAGAAACTGTGCCGGATATCAACAATTGTAAGGCTTTGGCTGAATTATATGGCGTTGCTTTGGATGATCTCGTGAATAATTTGGATGGTACAGAAGTGGCAGGGGTGAAACCAAAAGGAAAACACATATTTGGACTTGTAAAGGTTGGCGAACGAGGGCAAATTGTCATTCCTAAAAAAGCGAGGGAGATATTCAACATCTGTCCTGGAGACAGCTTGTTGATGTTGGGCGATGAAGCTCAAGGAATTGCCATTGTAAGAAATGAGGACTTCCTGCAGTTTGCTGACGAGATATATAAGGCACAAGAAGGTCAGGAGGATGAGGAATGA
- a CDS encoding DUF2178 domain-containing protein → MKNKGDLTNSIFYPLKTWVEASAGNWNLLLGIGFVLLLVGLILTVVFLKQMGKADERTNQISLKGCLCMLFGVILCDVIFPKEYMWQIFFLFKYALATLASGIYLAVRYKKDFS, encoded by the coding sequence ATGAAAAATAAGGGAGATCTCACAAATAGTATCTTTTATCCTTTAAAAACCTGGGTGGAAGCCTCAGCTGGTAATTGGAATCTGCTTCTTGGTATCGGATTTGTATTGCTTTTAGTCGGATTGATTCTGACAGTCGTATTTCTTAAGCAAATGGGGAAGGCTGATGAGAGAACAAACCAAATCTCTTTAAAAGGCTGTCTCTGTATGTTATTCGGAGTCATTTTGTGCGATGTGATTTTCCCAAAAGAATATATGTGGCAAATCTTCTTTTTATTTAAATATGCTCTTGCAACTCTCGCTTCAGGAATCTATCTAGCCGTTCGATATAAGAAAGATTTTAGCTGA
- a CDS encoding helix-turn-helix transcriptional regulator, whose amino-acid sequence MKGDFGDSISNKVYEYRVLARMSQQELAEKVGVSKQTIFVMEKGNYVPTLLLAFRIANFFKVDVNDIFTYVKGNEKNEK is encoded by the coding sequence ATGAAGGGAGATTTTGGTGATTCAATATCTAATAAGGTCTATGAATACCGAGTGCTAGCCAGAATGTCTCAGCAAGAGCTTGCTGAGAAAGTCGGTGTTTCTAAACAAACCATTTTCGTAATGGAAAAAGGAAATTATGTTCCTACCTTATTGTTAGCCTTTCGTATTGCGAATTTCTTCAAAGTGGATGTTAACGATATTTTTACTTATGTGAAAGGAAATGAGAAGAATGAAAAATAA
- a CDS encoding MBL fold metallo-hydrolase, giving the protein MHTIKKIGQTSSYISPVSRTDRPILGMVVGNNKTLMIDAGNSKDHANYFIQKTLKHENAKPDMVVLTHWHWDHIFGLPALPDTVSIASAKTRMEMEKILPFSWSDEAIDERVREGTEIEFCAKAIKEEYQDHRDIKVVLPDVTFDHRMEIDLGGVTCVVQHVGGDHAADSVIVYVKEEKILFLGDCIYPKMYAEKVHYTLKEIMRLLDELEAFDADTYIPSHQRPWTKEEFRQEADKLRMIAKYTDLYGGDRQRIVSEYQAHLNRELKEDEVETIAYFVNGY; this is encoded by the coding sequence ATGCACACAATCAAAAAAATAGGCCAAACCTCCTCCTACATCTCACCCGTATCACGAACCGACCGTCCCATCCTAGGCATGGTTGTAGGCAATAACAAAACATTAATGATCGATGCTGGTAACTCAAAAGATCATGCGAACTATTTCATTCAAAAAACTTTAAAGCACGAGAACGCCAAGCCCGATATGGTTGTCCTCACGCATTGGCATTGGGATCATATTTTTGGTCTGCCTGCGCTGCCTGATACGGTTTCAATTGCTTCAGCAAAAACCAGAATGGAAATGGAGAAGATTCTTCCGTTTTCTTGGTCAGATGAGGCGATTGATGAGCGGGTGAGGGAAGGAACTGAGATTGAGTTCTGTGCGAAGGCCATTAAGGAAGAATATCAGGATCATCGAGATATTAAAGTAGTTTTACCGGATGTCACGTTTGACCATCGGATGGAAATTGATCTTGGCGGGGTCACTTGTGTTGTGCAACATGTTGGAGGCGATCATGCCGCGGATTCAGTGATCGTGTATGTGAAAGAAGAGAAAATTCTATTCCTTGGGGATTGCATTTATCCGAAAATGTATGCCGAAAAAGTACATTATACGTTGAAAGAAATAATGCGTCTTTTAGATGAGTTAGAAGCTTTTGATGCCGATACGTATATTCCTTCACACCAAAGACCGTGGACAAAAGAGGAGTTTCGTCAGGAAGCGGACAAGCTTCGGATGATTGCGAAATACACTGATCTTTATGGTGGAGATCGGCAGAGAATCGTGAGTGAATATCAAGCACATTTGAACAGAGAACTGAAAGAAGATGAAGTAGAAACCATTGCTTACTTTGTAAATGGTTATTAA